From a region of the Streptomyces sp. B21-083 genome:
- a CDS encoding ATP-binding cassette domain-containing protein, with product MTTTTSHSLAIAAKGLRKAYGDKTVLDGIDLAVPAGTVFSLLGPNGAGKTTAVKILSTLVTADAGELSVGGHDLATDPQAVRAAIGVTGQFSAVDGLITGEENMLLMADLHHLPRQEGRRSAAELLERFDLTEAAKKPASTYSGGMKRRLDLAMTLVGDPRIIFLDEPTTGLDPRSRHNMWGIIRGLVADGVTVFLTTQYLEEADELADRIAVLNDGGIAAEGTAGELKRLVPGGHVRLRFTDPGAYRSAAVALREVTTDDEALALQIPSDGSQRELRSILDWLDSAGVEADELTVHTPDLDDVFFALTGGAKVPNQPKENVR from the coding sequence ATGACCACAACGACATCGCACTCACTCGCCATCGCGGCCAAGGGGCTGCGGAAGGCCTACGGGGACAAGACGGTCCTCGACGGCATCGACCTGGCGGTACCGGCCGGCACGGTCTTCTCCCTCCTGGGCCCGAACGGCGCCGGCAAGACCACCGCCGTCAAGATCCTCTCCACCCTCGTCACCGCCGACGCCGGCGAACTGAGCGTCGGCGGCCACGACCTGGCCACCGACCCGCAGGCCGTGCGCGCCGCGATCGGCGTCACCGGCCAGTTCTCCGCCGTCGACGGCCTGATCACCGGCGAGGAGAACATGCTCCTCATGGCGGACCTGCACCACCTGCCCAGGCAGGAGGGACGACGTTCCGCCGCCGAACTCCTTGAGCGCTTCGACCTCACCGAGGCCGCGAAGAAGCCCGCCTCCACCTACTCCGGTGGCATGAAGCGCCGCCTCGACCTCGCCATGACGCTGGTCGGCGACCCGCGGATCATCTTCCTCGACGAGCCGACCACCGGCCTCGACCCCCGCAGCCGCCACAACATGTGGGGCATCATCCGCGGGCTCGTCGCCGACGGGGTGACCGTCTTCCTCACCACCCAGTATCTGGAGGAGGCCGACGAACTCGCCGACCGTATCGCGGTGTTGAACGACGGCGGGATCGCCGCCGAGGGCACCGCCGGCGAGCTGAAGCGGCTCGTCCCCGGCGGTCACGTCCGGCTCCGCTTCACCGACCCGGGCGCCTACCGGTCCGCCGCCGTCGCGCTGCGCGAAGTCACCACGGACGACGAGGCGTTGGCACTGCAGATCCCCAGCGACGGCAGCCAGCGCGAGCTGCGTTCCATCCTCGACTGGCTGGACTCGGCCGGCGTCGAGGCGGACGAGCTGACCGTGCACACCCCCGACCTCGACGACGTGTTCTTCGCCCTGACCGGCGGAGCCAAGGTCCCCAACCAGCCCAAGGAGAACGTCCGATGA
- a CDS encoding serine/threonine-protein kinase produces MVDQLTQHDPRRIGPFEVLGRLGAGGMGLVYLARSASGRRVAIKTVRTELAEDQLFRVRFTREVEAARAVSGFYTAAVVDADPRAAVPWLATAYVPAPSLEEIVNECGPMPAQAVRWFAAGVAEALQSIHGAGLVHRDLKPSNVLVVEDGPRVIDFGIASGVSNTRLTMTNVAVGTPAYMSPEQAKDSRSVTGASDVFSLGSMLVFAATGHAPFHGANPVETVFMLLREGPDLEGLPDELRPLIESCMQMEATNRPNPADLQAQLAPHLYGSGSDDSGTASAWLPERATNLIEQRRGGRPAAKPQSSGGRSGGRLAIPPPPSHDPAPGFGRGPGPGPVPGPMPSALPTGAPDTGPVRLAGAPVPIGPGPRVVDARAAAVQAPPPESGLVASWSRPRPGVNGADPNPVPVAPQLPPESPAGWRPWRFRMSNDVWGTPAVAGDLVYVTSFEVHALDVMTGRRRFKTRDVAWSMAVADGRIHASDGPTLFALDAREGMDLWRLSTDAWVYSLKADRGTVVTGTRGGGVQGWDAATGQKLWEHTGAQTDFESPEAGPHIHEGTVFVWQEGRLRALDARTGDERWSYPIGDAASCGGVPVRLTPGPDGQVYVSAGTRVLAIDVAAGHVRWHFEAPAVFLSPPTFAPGPAVTGGGVYLADYLGTVYALDAADGRDRWRIATESRASIEPVLVAAGHVHVGSGKGLYTLDAVTGTPKWRFQAGGDIVGAPAVAEGRIHFGSTDHLLYTLKADDGRLRWKLATGGEITGAPVVKDGVVYACSKDRCVYALDAEKGTGTARTG; encoded by the coding sequence GTGGTGGATCAGCTGACGCAGCACGATCCGCGGCGGATCGGGCCGTTCGAGGTGCTGGGACGGCTGGGTGCCGGCGGCATGGGGCTGGTCTATCTCGCGCGCTCGGCCTCGGGCCGGCGGGTGGCGATCAAGACGGTCCGGACGGAACTCGCCGAGGACCAGCTGTTCCGGGTCCGCTTCACCCGTGAGGTGGAGGCGGCGCGGGCCGTCTCCGGCTTCTACACGGCCGCCGTCGTCGACGCCGATCCGCGCGCCGCCGTGCCGTGGCTGGCCACCGCGTACGTGCCCGCGCCCTCCCTCGAAGAGATAGTGAACGAGTGCGGGCCGATGCCGGCCCAGGCGGTGCGCTGGTTCGCGGCGGGGGTCGCGGAGGCGCTGCAGTCCATCCACGGCGCCGGGCTCGTCCACCGAGACCTGAAGCCGTCGAACGTCCTGGTGGTCGAGGACGGCCCCCGGGTCATCGACTTCGGTATCGCGTCCGGCGTCTCGAACACCCGTTTGACGATGACGAACGTCGCCGTCGGTACGCCCGCCTACATGTCCCCCGAGCAGGCGAAGGACTCGCGGAGCGTGACCGGCGCCAGCGACGTGTTCTCGCTCGGCTCGATGCTGGTCTTCGCGGCCACCGGCCACGCCCCCTTCCACGGCGCGAACCCGGTCGAGACGGTCTTCATGCTGCTGCGCGAGGGCCCGGACCTCGAAGGCCTGCCGGACGAACTGCGCCCCCTCATCGAGTCCTGTATGCAGATGGAGGCGACCAACCGGCCCAACCCCGCCGACCTCCAGGCGCAGCTGGCCCCCCATCTGTACGGCTCCGGCTCCGACGACAGCGGTACGGCCTCCGCATGGCTGCCCGAACGGGCGACGAACCTCATCGAACAGCGCCGGGGAGGCCGCCCGGCGGCGAAGCCGCAGTCCTCCGGTGGCCGCAGCGGCGGCAGGCTGGCGATCCCGCCGCCGCCCTCGCACGACCCGGCGCCCGGTTTCGGACGCGGCCCGGGACCCGGTCCCGTACCGGGGCCGATGCCGTCCGCGCTGCCCACCGGAGCGCCCGACACCGGCCCCGTACGGCTGGCCGGCGCGCCCGTGCCCATCGGTCCCGGTCCGCGCGTCGTCGACGCCCGAGCCGCCGCCGTCCAGGCGCCTCCGCCGGAGTCCGGCCTCGTCGCGTCCTGGTCGCGCCCCCGCCCCGGCGTCAACGGCGCCGACCCCAACCCCGTCCCGGTCGCGCCGCAGCTGCCCCCGGAGTCGCCCGCGGGCTGGCGCCCCTGGCGTTTCCGTATGTCGAACGACGTCTGGGGGACCCCGGCCGTCGCCGGTGACCTGGTCTACGTCACCTCCTTCGAGGTGCACGCCCTGGACGTGATGACGGGCCGCCGCCGCTTCAAGACGAGGGACGTCGCCTGGTCGATGGCGGTCGCGGACGGCCGTATCCACGCCTCCGACGGCCCGACCCTGTTCGCGCTCGACGCCCGCGAGGGCATGGACCTGTGGCGCCTGTCCACCGACGCCTGGGTGTACTCCCTGAAGGCCGACCGGGGCACCGTCGTCACCGGTACGCGCGGCGGCGGCGTCCAGGGCTGGGACGCGGCGACCGGCCAGAAACTGTGGGAGCACACCGGCGCCCAGACGGACTTCGAGTCCCCGGAGGCCGGCCCGCACATCCACGAGGGCACGGTCTTCGTCTGGCAGGAGGGGCGACTGCGCGCCCTGGACGCCCGTACGGGTGACGAGCGCTGGTCCTACCCGATCGGCGACGCCGCCTCCTGCGGCGGAGTCCCGGTACGGCTGACCCCCGGCCCCGACGGCCAGGTGTACGTGTCCGCCGGCACCCGGGTCCTGGCGATCGACGTCGCCGCCGGCCACGTCCGCTGGCACTTCGAGGCCCCGGCCGTGTTCCTCTCGCCGCCCACCTTCGCGCCCGGCCCGGCGGTCACGGGCGGCGGTGTCTACCTCGCCGACTACCTCGGCACGGTCTACGCCCTCGACGCGGCGGACGGCCGGGACCGGTGGCGGATCGCGACCGAGTCGCGCGCGTCGATCGAACCCGTACTGGTCGCCGCGGGGCACGTGCACGTCGGCAGCGGCAAGGGCCTCTACACGCTCGACGCGGTCACCGGTACCCCCAAATGGCGCTTCCAGGCGGGCGGCGACATCGTCGGCGCCCCGGCGGTGGCCGAGGGCCGCATCCACTTCGGCTCCACGGACCACCTCCTGTACACCCTGAAGGCCGACGACGGCCGCCTCAGATGGAAACTGGCGACCGGCGGCGAGATCACCGGCGCCCCGGTGGTCAAGGACGGCGTGGTGTACGCGTGCAGCAAGGACCGGTGCGTGTACGCGCTGGACGCGGAGAAGGGGACGGGGACGGCGCGGACCGGGTGA
- a CDS encoding ATP-binding protein, whose amino-acid sequence MPTDLTLLPRVAYRGQEVTAPRLRALLALLAGDLRTGCSTERLVAGLWPEELPERPGKALQVLVSRARAQLDADVLASTPTGYRLALTEDQVDSSALLLHAAASGQRARAGDHAGALAAAEAGLALWEGTPADRDGDSGDPVAALRAERAPVRDALVRAQALALARLGRHAEAAGPLAVAASEHPRDEEVLAELLRAEAASAGPSAALTRYEAYRRELRDTLGTDPGAQLKSVQQELLSGEAPAVRHGVPHEPNPLLGRAEDIAEVERLLRTSRAVTVAGPGGLGKTRLAHAVSRRAEQRVVYFVPLAGVTADADVATEVASALGAGEGRPGPMGSHEPVPGILGVLGSGPALLVLDNCEQVVRGSADLVRALVSASKDLRVLATSRAPLGLTSEAVYALPELELGTSIELFTQRARAARPGVELPPDAVAGLCRHLDGLPLAVELAAARVRVLSVPEIARRLGDRFALLRGGARDAPERHRTLHAVVDWSWNLLAEEARAALRFLSVFPGGFSGEAAEQVLGEDALLLLEQLADQSLVTVADTPTGVRFRMLETVREFSAARRAEAGEEEEAVRRFLGWARDFGVAYHDWYFGPEPLAAGARTRAEQDNLVLALRHALARTDGSTIAAITAVLTALWSTGSNYRRLAALAADTGPPLSHYRPEPEYVEVARAAAVLSTASLFMGYGPAAVRQLVTLRRLPPTPPDTLVRAIAVVLRAMPEMQPPDYDVLQGLCDSEQPLLAGIAECVATYVWEYEHDIDRALASARRIVTALAPVDNPFLQVLGHARLSELCLRTEQGEAAYTHLRAALAVLPRLGDEHDAIGVRGGLVLACLHRGDPDEAEYWLRQAEAVSTPQPDGSESSDLGARAELALARGLTEVGLGLWRGAVEGVAGAGAMYDGDPFLDRWTLQLQSTAVTAHAHADRLELVAELVDGLRQGLRTLLAGPSRPMELPLLGTVLYALGMAGLTSGDASAARMIALAERLRVLRDYQPTMSTDRARKAVEAAGNGTRAAYADAVSEYAALGRDELREAARAVMAATSGRG is encoded by the coding sequence ATGCCCACCGACCTGACCCTCCTCCCCCGCGTCGCCTATCGCGGGCAGGAGGTCACCGCGCCCCGGCTGCGTGCCCTTCTCGCGCTGCTCGCCGGCGACCTGCGTACCGGCTGCAGCACCGAGCGGCTGGTGGCCGGGCTGTGGCCGGAGGAGTTGCCGGAGCGGCCGGGCAAGGCGCTGCAGGTTCTCGTGTCCCGGGCGCGGGCGCAGCTGGACGCCGACGTCCTCGCGAGCACGCCGACCGGATACCGGCTCGCCCTCACCGAGGACCAGGTCGACAGCTCCGCCCTGCTGCTGCACGCCGCAGCCAGCGGTCAGCGGGCCAGGGCCGGGGACCACGCGGGGGCGCTGGCCGCCGCCGAGGCCGGGCTGGCTCTGTGGGAGGGCACTCCGGCCGACCGGGACGGTGACTCCGGCGACCCCGTGGCCGCGCTGCGCGCCGAGCGGGCCCCCGTCCGCGACGCCCTCGTGCGCGCACAGGCCCTCGCGCTCGCCCGGCTGGGGCGGCACGCGGAGGCCGCCGGTCCGCTGGCCGTGGCCGCCTCGGAGCATCCGCGCGACGAGGAGGTGCTCGCCGAACTGCTGCGCGCCGAGGCGGCGTCGGCCGGTCCGTCCGCCGCGCTGACCCGGTACGAGGCCTACCGGAGGGAGCTGCGCGACACGCTCGGTACGGACCCGGGAGCGCAACTCAAGTCCGTACAGCAGGAGTTGCTGTCCGGTGAGGCGCCGGCCGTCCGGCACGGGGTGCCGCACGAACCGAACCCGCTGCTCGGGCGGGCCGAGGACATCGCCGAGGTCGAGCGGCTGTTGCGTACCTCCCGCGCCGTCACCGTCGCCGGTCCCGGCGGTCTCGGCAAGACCCGGCTCGCGCACGCCGTCAGCCGCCGCGCCGAACAGCGCGTGGTGTACTTCGTGCCGCTCGCCGGTGTCACCGCCGACGCGGACGTGGCCACGGAGGTGGCCTCCGCGCTCGGCGCGGGCGAGGGGCGGCCCGGCCCCATGGGCAGCCACGAACCGGTGCCCGGAATCCTCGGCGTGCTCGGCTCCGGGCCCGCGCTGCTGGTCCTGGACAACTGCGAGCAGGTCGTCCGGGGCAGCGCCGACCTCGTACGGGCCCTGGTCTCGGCCTCGAAGGACCTACGGGTGCTCGCCACCAGCCGGGCCCCCCTCGGCCTGACGTCGGAGGCGGTGTACGCGCTGCCGGAGCTCGAACTCGGCACCTCCATCGAGCTGTTCACCCAGCGGGCCCGCGCCGCCCGGCCGGGTGTGGAGCTGCCGCCGGACGCGGTGGCCGGGCTGTGCCGCCACCTCGACGGACTGCCGCTCGCCGTGGAACTGGCCGCCGCCCGCGTACGGGTGCTGTCGGTGCCGGAGATCGCCCGCCGCCTCGGCGACCGGTTCGCGCTGCTGCGCGGCGGGGCGCGAGACGCGCCGGAGCGGCACCGCACGCTGCACGCGGTCGTGGACTGGAGCTGGAACCTCCTCGCCGAGGAGGCAAGGGCCGCACTGCGTTTCCTGTCCGTGTTCCCCGGCGGCTTCTCGGGCGAGGCGGCCGAACAGGTCCTCGGGGAGGACGCGTTGCTCCTCCTGGAGCAGCTGGCCGACCAGTCGCTGGTCACCGTCGCCGACACCCCGACCGGTGTGCGGTTCCGGATGCTGGAGACCGTACGGGAGTTCAGCGCGGCCCGGCGGGCGGAGGCGGGCGAGGAAGAGGAGGCCGTCCGCCGATTCCTGGGCTGGGCAAGGGACTTCGGGGTGGCGTACCACGACTGGTACTTCGGTCCGGAGCCGCTGGCCGCCGGGGCGCGGACCAGGGCCGAGCAGGACAACCTCGTGCTGGCCCTGCGGCATGCCCTGGCCCGTACGGACGGCTCCACGATCGCCGCCATCACCGCCGTTCTCACCGCCCTGTGGTCGACCGGCTCCAACTACCGGCGCCTCGCCGCCCTCGCCGCGGACACCGGCCCGCCGCTGTCGCACTACCGCCCAGAGCCCGAGTACGTCGAAGTCGCCCGCGCCGCCGCGGTGTTGTCCACGGCGAGCCTGTTCATGGGCTACGGGCCCGCCGCCGTACGCCAGTTGGTCACCCTCCGGCGGCTGCCGCCGACCCCGCCGGACACGCTGGTGCGGGCCATCGCGGTGGTGTTGAGGGCGATGCCCGAGATGCAGCCTCCCGATTACGACGTGCTACAAGGGCTCTGTGACAGCGAGCAGCCGTTGCTCGCCGGTATCGCCGAGTGCGTCGCCACCTACGTCTGGGAGTACGAGCACGACATCGACCGCGCGCTCGCCTCGGCTCGCCGGATCGTCACCGCGCTGGCGCCGGTCGACAACCCGTTCCTGCAGGTTCTGGGCCATGCCCGGCTGAGCGAGCTGTGCCTGCGGACGGAGCAGGGCGAGGCCGCGTACACGCATCTCAGGGCGGCGCTCGCGGTGCTGCCGCGGCTCGGCGACGAGCATGACGCCATCGGCGTCCGAGGGGGTCTCGTCCTCGCCTGTCTGCATCGCGGCGACCCCGACGAGGCCGAGTACTGGCTGCGGCAGGCCGAGGCCGTCAGCACCCCGCAGCCGGACGGCTCCGAGAGCTCCGACCTCGGCGCGCGCGCCGAACTCGCTCTCGCCCGTGGGCTGACGGAGGTCGGGCTCGGCCTGTGGCGCGGTGCCGTGGAGGGGGTGGCCGGCGCCGGCGCGATGTACGACGGTGATCCGTTCCTCGACCGGTGGACGCTGCAGCTCCAGTCGACGGCGGTGACGGCGCACGCCCACGCCGACCGTCTCGAACTGGTCGCGGAGCTGGTCGACGGGTTGCGGCAGGGGCTGCGGACCCTGCTCGCCGGTCCGTCCCGGCCCATGGAGCTGCCGCTGCTCGGGACGGTGCTGTACGCCCTCGGCATGGCGGGGCTCACGTCCGGCGACGCCTCCGCCGCGCGGATGATCGCGCTGGCCGAACGGCTGCGGGTGCTGCGCGACTACCAGCCGACGATGTCGACGGACCGCGCGCGCAAAGCGGTCGAGGCGGCCGGGAACGGGACCAGGGCGGCGTACGCCGACGCGGTGTCGGAGTACGCCGCCCTGGGGCGGGACGAGTTGCGGGAGGCCGCCCGCGCCGTCATGGCGGCTACTTCGGGTCGCGGTTGA
- a CDS encoding ABC transporter permease, with protein sequence MSTVQLPARPSRFSLAVRDSTTMLRRNLLHVRRYPSMTLNLLLTPIMLLLLFVYIFGSAMSAGIGDGGGGRSAYIAYIVPGLLVMTIGSTVIGAAISVCMDMNEGLIARFRTMAVYRGSVLVGHVLGSVLQVLASLILVGVVAVAIGFRSTDATALEWLAAIGLLALFALALTWIAVGMGMASPNPEAASNMATPLILLPLISSAFTPADTMPGWFQPIAEYQPFTPVIETLRGLLLGTEIGNNGWMAIAWCVGLTVLGYRWSMTQFNRDPK encoded by the coding sequence ATGAGCACTGTCCAGCTTCCCGCCCGCCCGTCCCGTTTCTCCCTCGCCGTCCGCGACTCCACCACGATGCTGCGCCGCAACCTGCTGCACGTACGGCGCTACCCGTCCATGACACTGAACCTGCTGCTCACGCCGATCATGCTGCTGCTGCTCTTCGTCTACATCTTCGGATCCGCGATGAGCGCGGGCATCGGTGACGGCGGCGGGGGCCGCTCCGCCTACATCGCCTATATCGTTCCGGGCCTGCTGGTGATGACCATCGGCAGCACCGTGATCGGGGCCGCGATCTCTGTCTGCATGGACATGAACGAGGGTCTCATCGCCCGCTTCCGCACCATGGCGGTCTACCGCGGGTCGGTGCTCGTCGGGCACGTACTCGGCAGTGTGCTCCAGGTGCTCGCCAGCCTGATCCTCGTAGGTGTGGTCGCCGTGGCCATCGGCTTCCGGTCCACGGACGCCACGGCCCTGGAGTGGCTCGCGGCGATCGGACTTCTCGCGCTGTTCGCCCTGGCGCTCACCTGGATCGCGGTCGGGATGGGCATGGCCAGCCCGAACCCCGAGGCCGCCAGCAACATGGCGACGCCGCTGATCCTCCTCCCCCTCATCTCCTCCGCCTTCACCCCGGCCGACACGATGCCGGGATGGTTCCAGCCGATCGCCGAGTACCAGCCCTTCACCCCGGTCATCGAGACCCTGCGCGGACTCCTCCTCGGCACCGAGATCGGCAACAACGGCTGGATGGCGATCGCCTGGTGCGTAGGCCTGACCGTCCTCGGCTACCGCTGGTCGATGACACAGTTCAACCGCGACCCGAAGTAG
- a CDS encoding TetR/AcrR family transcriptional regulator, giving the protein MAAATRARRPERREEPLSRERIVEAAIELLDEAGEGGLTFRALAQRLSTGPGAIYWHVTGKDELLGAATDAVVGGAMTAAGDAAEADATPQEAVRALALGVFDAIDVHPWIGAQLARAPAQSPLLRVFEHLGRQVQALGVPHAAQFTAASALLNYILGVGGQNAANARHHRPGASRTEFLGAVSDSWANLDAEEYAFTRGVADQLRDHDDREEFLAGIDLVVAGITARW; this is encoded by the coding sequence ATGGCTGCTGCAACCAGGGCGCGTCGTCCGGAGCGACGCGAGGAACCGCTCTCGCGGGAGCGCATCGTCGAGGCGGCGATCGAACTTCTCGACGAGGCCGGCGAGGGTGGGCTCACGTTCCGCGCGCTGGCCCAGCGCCTCTCAACGGGGCCCGGGGCGATCTACTGGCATGTCACGGGCAAGGACGAGCTTCTCGGCGCCGCCACCGATGCCGTCGTCGGCGGCGCCATGACCGCGGCCGGGGACGCCGCCGAAGCCGACGCGACGCCGCAGGAGGCGGTCCGTGCCCTCGCGCTCGGCGTGTTCGACGCGATCGACGTCCACCCGTGGATCGGAGCACAGCTCGCCCGCGCCCCGGCGCAGTCGCCGCTGCTGCGGGTCTTCGAGCACCTCGGACGCCAGGTCCAGGCACTCGGGGTGCCCCACGCCGCCCAGTTCACCGCCGCGTCGGCGCTCCTGAACTACATCCTCGGCGTGGGCGGCCAGAACGCGGCCAACGCCCGCCATCACCGGCCGGGCGCGTCCCGGACCGAGTTCCTGGGCGCGGTCTCGGACTCCTGGGCGAACCTCGACGCAGAGGAGTACGCGTTCACGCGGGGCGTCGCGGACCAACTACGGGATCACGACGACCGGGAGGAGTTCCTGGCGGGCATCGACCTGGTCGTCGCGGGGATCACCGCTCGGTGGTGA
- a CDS encoding TetR family transcriptional regulator: protein MTGQVRTVDGRVAGRRGQATRQKLLDCLSEMLSSSPYRDVKVIDVARKAGTSPATFYQYFPDVEGAVLEIAEQMATEGAGLTQLLAGRSWVGKAGWQTSQELVDGFLEFWRKNDAILRVVDLGAAEGDKRFYKIRMKILNSVTNSLTDTVTELQAKGRVDKDVNPAAMAGSLVAMLAAVASHQKGFQSWGVKQAELRPNLAQLVHLGVTGKKPTK, encoded by the coding sequence ATGACAGGACAAGTGCGTACCGTCGACGGCCGAGTGGCGGGTCGGCGTGGGCAGGCGACCCGGCAGAAGCTGCTCGACTGCCTCAGCGAGATGCTCAGCTCCTCCCCTTACCGGGACGTCAAAGTCATCGATGTCGCCCGGAAGGCGGGGACTTCACCCGCCACCTTCTACCAGTACTTCCCGGACGTCGAAGGCGCCGTCCTGGAGATCGCCGAGCAAATGGCCACCGAGGGCGCCGGGTTGACCCAGCTGCTCGCGGGCCGGTCCTGGGTCGGAAAGGCCGGCTGGCAGACCTCCCAGGAACTCGTCGACGGGTTCCTGGAGTTCTGGCGGAAGAACGACGCGATCCTCAGGGTCGTCGATCTGGGCGCCGCCGAGGGCGACAAGCGGTTCTACAAGATCCGCATGAAGATCCTCAACTCCGTGACCAACTCCCTTACGGACACAGTCACCGAGCTCCAGGCCAAGGGCAGGGTCGACAAGGACGTCAACCCCGCCGCGATGGCAGGCTCCCTCGTCGCGATGCTCGCGGCGGTGGCCTCACACCAGAAGGGCTTCCAGAGCTGGGGTGTGAAACAGGCCGAACTGAGGCCGAACCTGGCCCAGTTGGTCCACCTGGGCGTGACCGGCAAGAAGCCGACGAAATAG
- a CDS encoding VOC family protein, translated as MAENRASARTEGVPCWVDAQLPDVEAGKRFYGELFGWAFQEKEGLTRALRDGEPVASLAHKADGRMPTVWTVYFASPYVHALVARIHAAGGQVITAPVPLGELGTMALAADPEGAVFGLWQPGTHPGFGRRHEPGTFAWAELYARDTAVANTFYGNLFHEALFGPEAAPDFGRAAVSEVFPAEMPPHFLVHFAVEDMAEALGTVNRIGGRVQVPPFDTSYGNVAVVTDNQGASFALLRK; from the coding sequence ATGGCCGAAAACAGGGCATCCGCCCGCACAGAGGGCGTCCCCTGCTGGGTGGACGCCCAGCTGCCCGACGTCGAGGCGGGCAAGCGCTTCTACGGTGAGCTCTTCGGGTGGGCCTTCCAGGAGAAGGAGGGCCTCACGCGGGCCCTGCGCGACGGCGAGCCCGTCGCCTCCCTCGCCCACAAGGCCGACGGCCGGATGCCCACCGTGTGGACGGTGTACTTCGCCAGCCCGTACGTCCACGCTCTCGTCGCGCGGATCCACGCGGCCGGCGGACAGGTGATCACCGCGCCGGTTCCCTTGGGCGAACTGGGGACCATGGCACTGGCCGCCGACCCCGAGGGGGCCGTGTTCGGCCTCTGGCAGCCCGGTACGCACCCCGGTTTCGGCCGCCGCCACGAGCCCGGCACCTTCGCCTGGGCCGAGCTGTACGCCCGGGACACGGCCGTCGCCAACACCTTCTACGGCAACCTCTTCCACGAGGCGCTCTTCGGACCCGAAGCGGCCCCCGACTTCGGCCGGGCCGCCGTCTCGGAAGTGTTCCCGGCCGAGATGCCGCCGCATTTCCTGGTCCACTTCGCCGTCGAGGACATGGCGGAGGCGCTCGGGACGGTGAACCGGATCGGCGGCCGGGTCCAGGTGCCGCCCTTCGACACTTCGTACGGGAATGTGGCGGTCGTCACGGACAATCAGGGAGCGTCGTTCGCACTCCTCCGAAAATGA
- a CDS encoding FAD-dependent oxidoreductase produces the protein MTTDTHVTIIGAGLGGLTLARVLHVHGIPATVYEAEPSPTARTQGGMLDIHEHDGQRALKAAGLFDEFRDLVLEGREATRILDRDGTVLFEQDDDGTGSRPEVQRGELRQLLLDSLPAGTVRWGHKVSGTRTLGDGSHEVTFADGTSVTASLLVGADGAWSRVRPLLSDATPEYTGMSYVETYLFDSDTRHPAQAKTVGGGAMYALTPGKGLGAHRERGGTLHTYVMLNEPRDWFADIDLTDSAAATARIAQEFDGWAPELTALITEGETTPVLRTLNTLPVGHRWDRVPGVTLIGDAAHLSIPNGEGANLAMYDGAELARFLATHPDDTETALTAYEQAMFPRSAEAAADGARMHELLYGEDTPHGLINLFGGHA, from the coding sequence ATGACCACCGACACCCACGTCACGATCATCGGCGCCGGACTCGGCGGGCTGACCCTCGCCCGGGTCCTCCACGTCCACGGCATCCCCGCGACGGTCTACGAGGCCGAGCCTTCCCCGACCGCCCGCACCCAGGGCGGGATGCTCGACATCCACGAGCACGACGGGCAGCGCGCCCTCAAGGCCGCCGGGCTGTTCGACGAGTTCCGGGACCTCGTCCTGGAGGGCCGCGAGGCGACGCGGATCCTCGACCGGGACGGCACCGTCCTCTTCGAACAGGACGACGACGGCACGGGTAGCCGCCCCGAGGTGCAGCGCGGCGAACTGCGGCAGCTGCTGCTCGACTCGCTCCCGGCCGGCACCGTCCGGTGGGGACACAAGGTCAGCGGCACCCGCACCCTCGGCGACGGCAGCCACGAGGTGACCTTCGCCGACGGCACCTCCGTCACCGCGAGCCTGCTCGTCGGCGCGGACGGCGCGTGGTCCCGCGTCCGGCCGCTGCTCTCCGACGCGACACCCGAGTACACCGGCATGTCGTACGTCGAGACCTACCTGTTCGACAGCGACACCCGGCACCCCGCCCAGGCGAAGACGGTCGGCGGCGGGGCGATGTACGCGCTCACACCGGGCAAGGGCCTCGGCGCCCACCGGGAGCGCGGCGGCACCCTGCACACCTACGTGATGCTCAACGAGCCGCGGGACTGGTTCGCGGACATCGATCTCACCGACTCCGCCGCGGCCACCGCACGTATCGCGCAGGAGTTCGACGGCTGGGCACCGGAACTCACCGCGCTGATCACCGAAGGCGAGACCACGCCGGTCTTGCGCACCCTCAACACCCTGCCGGTCGGCCACCGTTGGGACCGGGTGCCGGGGGTGACCCTGATCGGCGACGCCGCCCACCTCTCGATCCCGAACGGCGAGGGCGCCAACCTGGCCATGTACGACGGCGCCGAACTCGCCCGGTTCCTCGCCACCCACCCCGACGACACCGAGACCGCGCTCACCGCGTACGAGCAGGCCATGTTCCCCCGTAGCGCCGAAGCGGCGGCCGACGGTGCCCGGATGCACGAGCTGCTCTACGGGGAAGACACCCCCCACGGTCTGATCAACCTGTTCGGCGGGCACGCGTGA